The Aeromonas encheleia genomic sequence TCGTCAAACAGGGCGAGGCGCTTCTTCTCGGAGAGCTTCTTGGAGTCGGCCAGCCCCTGGATGGGGTTGGCCGGATCCAGGATCACGGCGGCGGTGACCACGTCACCCACCAGCGGGCCGCGGCCCACCTCGTCAACCCCTGCTACCAGCTTGTCTTGCGGAATCTCGATCGTCATATCAATGCCTTGAATCAAAACAGGCCCCGCAGGGCCAGTGTCAGCACAGCATCGCCCGGGGGCGCGCTATCTGCCGAGCAGTTCGGCGACCGCCTCGGCGGCCTGCACATCGGCGTTGCAGCGAATTTTCTTGTGCAGCCGGGTGAAGGTGGCGATGAGTTCGCTGTTGTCGTGTTCCAGCAACTTGCTGACCTCGTCCACCAGATTGCACGGGGTGCACTCATGCTGGAGGAGCTCGGGCACCAGCATCTGGTCCGCCAGCAGGTTGGGCAGGGAGACATAGTCCGTCTTCACCAGCCACTGGGCCAGCCAATAGCTGAAAGGCTTGAGCTTGTAGCCCACCACCATGGGTTTCTTCACCAGCATGGCTTCCAGCGCGGCGGTACCGGAGGCGAGCATCACCACGTCGGCGGCGATCATGGCCTCACGGCCCTGCCCTTCCAGCAGCACCATGTCGAGATCCGACGCCACCTCGGCCTTGATGGCCATGAACTGCTCACGCAGTTTCTGGTTGACCAGCGGCACTATGAAGCCGAGATCAGGGCAGTGCACCGTCAGGTGCTTGCACGCCTCGAGAAACACCGGTGACATGAAGCCGACCTCGGCACTGCGGCTGCCCGGCAGCACCGCCAGCCAGCGCCGGCTCGGGTCGATGCCGAGCGCCTGGCGCACGGCGGCCTGATCCGGCACCAGCGGAATGGCATCGGCCATGGTGTGCCCCACGAA encodes the following:
- the lpxB gene encoding lipid-A-disaccharide synthase, with amino-acid sequence MPDPIRIGIVAGETSGDILAAGLVRELLVRYPDARFEGIAGPRMQALGVKALFEMEELSVMGITEVLGRLPRILQVRRELLRHFIANPPDIFIGVDAPDFNIGVELKLRRTGIKTVHYVSPSVWAWRQSRIHKIKAATDLVLAFLPFEKAFYDRFDAPCRFVGHTMADAIPLVPDQAAVRQALGIDPSRRWLAVLPGSRSAEVGFMSPVFLEACKHLTVHCPDLGFIVPLVNQKLREQFMAIKAEVASDLDMVLLEGQGREAMIAADVVMLASGTAALEAMLVKKPMVVGYKLKPFSYWLAQWLVKTDYVSLPNLLADQMLVPELLQHECTPCNLVDEVSKLLEHDNSELIATFTRLHKKIRCNADVQAAEAVAELLGR